In Seriola aureovittata isolate HTS-2021-v1 ecotype China chromosome 17, ASM2101889v1, whole genome shotgun sequence, a genomic segment contains:
- the LOC130184631 gene encoding uncharacterized protein LOC130184631 isoform X1: protein MNLANIFIFIQLLGAHADVIFRRLTKNQSLELSCSPQQDLGRLMGLHLYHRSSQSQTTLLSIAGDGEHRVNPEHRGRLQLCGRLDSPQVNVTISHLEHSDTGLYMWELSYGEELSPDLVLSAQKVFLLVDGAGRPCQCSPSYPPLIFTIFAAAGLVMLTLGWLAAEKCVKARRHHRPQPPVPIYEEMTRKQQSAGIPQNNHEAPSHLEEDNFPVYANPNIRQPQDNYYACPRQLALRA from the exons ATGAATTTggcaaacatttttattttcattcagctCTTAGGAG ccCATGCAGACGTGATATTTAGGCGTCTGACAAAGAACCAGTCACTGGAGCTCTCCTGCTCCCCTCAGCAGGACCTGGGCCGTCTGATGGGCCTCCACCTGTACCACCGCAGCTCCCAGAGCCAGACCACCCTGCTCTCCATTGCAGGGGACGGCGAACACAGGGTCAACCCAGAACACAGGGGGCGTCTGCAGCTCTGCGGACGACTGGACTCGCCGCAGGTCAATGTGACCATATCCCACTTAGAGCACAGTGACACAGGCCTCTACATGTGGGAACTGAGCTACGGAGAGGAGCTCAGCCCTGATCTCGTCCTCAGTGCTCAAAAGGTTTTCTTGCTGGTTGATGGGGCAG GGAGGCCATGCCAGTGCTCTCCCAGTTACCCCCCTCTCATCTTTACCATctttgcagcagcaggactCGTTATGCTCACACTCGGCTGGCTGGCCGCAGAGAAATGT GTAAAGGCGAGGCGTCATCACAGACCACAGCCTCCTGTTCCTATCTATGAGGAAATGACCAGGAAGCAGCAGAGCGCAGGAATCCCTCAAAATAACCATGAGGCCCCCTCACACCTGGAGGAAGACAACTTCCCTGTGTACGCTAACCCCAACATCCGACAACCACAGGACAACTATTACGCCTGTCCCAGGCAGCTTGCCCTCAGAGCCTGA
- the LOC130184631 gene encoding uncharacterized protein LOC130184631 isoform X2, whose amino-acid sequence MNLANIFIFIQLLGAHADVIFRRLTKNQSLELSCSPQQDLGRLMGLHLYHRSSQSQTTLLSIAGDGEHRVNPEHRGRLQLCGRLDSPQVNVTISHLEHSDTGLYMWELSYGEELSPDLVLSAQKVFLLVDGAAAGLVMLTLGWLAAEKCVKARRHHRPQPPVPIYEEMTRKQQSAGIPQNNHEAPSHLEEDNFPVYANPNIRQPQDNYYACPRQLALRA is encoded by the exons ATGAATTTggcaaacatttttattttcattcagctCTTAGGAG ccCATGCAGACGTGATATTTAGGCGTCTGACAAAGAACCAGTCACTGGAGCTCTCCTGCTCCCCTCAGCAGGACCTGGGCCGTCTGATGGGCCTCCACCTGTACCACCGCAGCTCCCAGAGCCAGACCACCCTGCTCTCCATTGCAGGGGACGGCGAACACAGGGTCAACCCAGAACACAGGGGGCGTCTGCAGCTCTGCGGACGACTGGACTCGCCGCAGGTCAATGTGACCATATCCCACTTAGAGCACAGTGACACAGGCCTCTACATGTGGGAACTGAGCTACGGAGAGGAGCTCAGCCCTGATCTCGTCCTCAGTGCTCAAAAGGTTTTCTTGCTGGTTGATGGGGCAG cagcaggactCGTTATGCTCACACTCGGCTGGCTGGCCGCAGAGAAATGT GTAAAGGCGAGGCGTCATCACAGACCACAGCCTCCTGTTCCTATCTATGAGGAAATGACCAGGAAGCAGCAGAGCGCAGGAATCCCTCAAAATAACCATGAGGCCCCCTCACACCTGGAGGAAGACAACTTCCCTGTGTACGCTAACCCCAACATCCGACAACCACAGGACAACTATTACGCCTGTCCCAGGCAGCTTGCCCTCAGAGCCTGA